Proteins encoded within one genomic window of Humulus lupulus chromosome 1, drHumLupu1.1, whole genome shotgun sequence:
- the LOC133788542 gene encoding chaperone protein dnaJ 11, chloroplastic-like: MASTTSLYEVLGLSIGANGHEIKAAYRKLARVCHPDVVAFEQKEISANEFMKIHAAYSTLSDPHKRANYDKDLFNRSRRPFAYSASPAAAASAMSSSRFSSRSWETDQCW, encoded by the coding sequence ATGGCTAGTACGACGTCGTTGTACGAAGTTCTTGGGCTTTCGATTGGTGCAAACGGACATGAGATCAAAGCAGCTTATAGAAAACTAGCAAGAGTGTGTCATCCTGATGTGGTAGCCTTCGAACAGAAAGAAATCTCAGCCAACGAGTTCATGAAAATCCATGCAGCTTATTCCACCTTGTCTGATCCTCATAAAAGAGCAAACTATGATAAAGATCTTTTCAACCGATCACGGCGGCCCTTTGCCTATTCGGCCTCGCCGGCGGCGGCGGCTTCAGCCATGTCATCATCGAGGTTTTCTAGTAGAAGTTGGGAAACTGATCAGTGTTGGTAG